The following proteins are encoded in a genomic region of Bacillus sp. FJAT-22090:
- the prmC gene encoding peptide chain release factor N(5)-glutamine methyltransferase produces the protein MIRMCKTTYEALTRASSFLEENNREKEVARYLLQHVLKKNYSELMMAMYEEISQEAFQTFWAYVEEHATGRPFQYIIGQETFYGRDFIVNENVLIPRPETEELIEDVKKRALKLFGTNKVIQVADIGTGSGAIAISIKKEMPNTIVTATDISTEALRVAMKNAQRLDAEVQFEQGDLLAPIANQKWDIILSNPPYIGQQEAESLSDTVIEYEPHLALFAEEDGLQLYRKMAEQLPTMMNIPSLIGFEIGYEQGTAVQKMLQKAFPNAAVEVVKDINKKNRFVFCTINE, from the coding sequence ATGATACGAATGTGTAAAACAACTTATGAGGCCCTAACCCGGGCTTCTTCTTTTTTAGAAGAGAATAATCGAGAAAAAGAAGTGGCTCGTTATTTGTTGCAGCATGTATTAAAGAAAAATTATTCTGAATTGATGATGGCTATGTATGAAGAAATATCCCAAGAAGCGTTCCAAACTTTTTGGGCATATGTGGAGGAGCATGCAACTGGTCGTCCTTTTCAATACATTATTGGACAGGAAACGTTTTATGGGAGAGATTTTATAGTAAACGAAAACGTCTTAATCCCTCGACCTGAAACAGAAGAATTAATAGAAGATGTAAAAAAACGTGCATTAAAATTGTTTGGTACCAATAAAGTAATACAGGTCGCTGATATCGGAACTGGAAGTGGTGCTATTGCGATTTCCATAAAAAAAGAAATGCCGAATACTATAGTAACTGCAACCGATATTTCAACCGAAGCACTCCGAGTTGCGATGAAAAATGCTCAGCGTTTAGACGCCGAAGTTCAATTCGAACAAGGTGATTTACTCGCGCCTATTGCAAATCAAAAATGGGATATCATCTTATCTAATCCACCCTACATTGGACAACAGGAAGCAGAGTCCCTTTCCGATACCGTAATAGAATACGAGCCACATCTAGCATTGTTTGCAGAAGAAGATGGATTACAATTATATAGAAAAATGGCAGAACAGCTTCCTACCATGATGAATATCCCAAGTTTAATAGGCTTTGAGATTGGCTACGAGCAGGGCACAGCTGTTCAAAAGATGCTTCAAAAAGCATTTCCTAATGCGGCAGTAGAAGTGGTTAAGGACATTAATAAAAAAAATCGTTTTGTTTTTTGTACAATCAATGAATAA
- the prfA gene encoding peptide chain release factor 1, translating to MFDRLQSVEDRYNNLNELLSDPDVVNDTKKLREYSKEQSDLQPTVDAYREYKDVKSQYNDAKLMLDEKLDADMRDMVKEEVNDLENQIAELEERLRVLLIPKDPNDDKNVIMEIRGAAGGDEAALFAGNLFRMYSRYAETQGWKIDIMESSPTGLGGFKEIIFMINGTNAYSKMKYENGAHRVQRVPETESGGRIHTSTATVAVLPEAEEVDVDIHEKDVRVDTFASSGAGGQSVNTTMSAVRMTHLPTGITVSMQDEKSQIKNREKAMKILRARVADKFRQEAQAEYDAVRKSAVGTGDRSERIRTYNYPQNRVTDHRIGLTIQKLDQILEGKLNEVVDALILEDQAEKLERMNDTNV from the coding sequence ATGTTTGATCGATTACAATCGGTAGAAGATCGTTATAATAATTTAAATGAATTGCTTAGTGACCCAGATGTGGTCAATGATACAAAAAAACTAAGAGAATATTCAAAAGAGCAATCAGATTTGCAGCCGACAGTAGATGCGTACCGTGAATACAAGGATGTAAAAAGTCAATATAACGACGCAAAGCTGATGTTAGATGAAAAGCTCGATGCAGATATGCGTGATATGGTAAAAGAAGAAGTAAATGATTTGGAGAACCAAATTGCAGAGCTTGAAGAACGTCTTAGAGTTCTATTGATTCCAAAAGATCCGAATGATGATAAAAACGTTATTATGGAGATTCGTGGAGCTGCTGGGGGAGACGAAGCTGCTTTATTTGCTGGGAATTTATTCAGAATGTACAGTAGATATGCAGAAACACAAGGCTGGAAAATTGATATTATGGAATCCTCTCCTACTGGACTTGGTGGATTCAAAGAGATTATTTTCATGATTAATGGAACGAATGCTTATTCCAAAATGAAATATGAGAACGGTGCCCATCGTGTACAACGCGTACCAGAAACAGAGTCTGGTGGACGTATTCATACATCCACTGCAACTGTTGCTGTTCTTCCGGAAGCGGAGGAAGTGGATGTTGATATCCATGAAAAGGACGTTCGTGTGGATACATTTGCATCTTCTGGAGCGGGTGGACAATCCGTTAATACGACAATGTCAGCTGTTCGTATGACGCATTTACCAACAGGCATTACAGTTTCCATGCAAGATGAAAAATCGCAAATTAAAAACAGAGAAAAGGCTATGAAAATTCTACGTGCTCGGGTTGCTGATAAATTCCGTCAAGAAGCACAAGCCGAATATGATGCAGTTCGTAAATCTGCCGTAGGTACTGGTGACCGTTCAGAGCGAATTCGAACATATAATTATCCACAAAATCGTGTGACGGATCATCGCATCGGTTTAACAATTCAAAAGCTTGACCAGATTTTAGAAGGAAAGCTGAATGAAGTAGTGGATGCATTAATATTGGAGGATCAAGCCGAAAAATTAGAAAGAATGAATGATACGAATGTGTAA
- a CDS encoding thymidine kinase: protein MAQLFFKHGAMNSGKSIEILKVAHNYEEQNKPVLIFTPGIDTRDEVGYVSSRIGLKRKATATYDDTNLYELVKEHSPKPYCVLIDEVQFLKKEHVLQLTKVVDELDIPVMGFGLKNDFQNELFEGSRYMLIYADKIEEMKTICWFCHKKAIMNLRVDEAGKPVYTGEQIQIGGNDTYYPVCRKCHANPPL from the coding sequence ATGGCACAATTATTTTTTAAGCACGGTGCAATGAATAGCGGAAAATCTATTGAGATTCTGAAGGTTGCACATAATTATGAAGAACAAAATAAACCTGTTCTTATTTTTACACCTGGAATCGATACAAGAGATGAAGTAGGATATGTTTCTAGTAGAATAGGTTTAAAGAGAAAAGCAACAGCTACATATGATGATACGAATTTATATGAATTGGTAAAAGAACATTCACCAAAACCTTATTGTGTGTTAATTGACGAAGTACAATTCTTGAAAAAAGAGCATGTTTTACAATTGACTAAAGTAGTGGACGAGCTAGACATTCCGGTGATGGGCTTTGGATTAAAAAATGACTTTCAAAATGAGTTATTTGAAGGCAGCCGTTATATGCTCATCTATGCCGATAAAATCGAGGAAATGAAGACGATCTGCTGGTTCTGCCATAAAAAAGCAATTATGAATTTACGTGTGGATGAAGCAGGAAAGCCTGTATATACTGGGGAGCAAATTCAAATTGGCGGCAATGACACTTATTACCCTGTATGTCGAAAATGCCACGCCAATCCACCTCTATAA